A section of the Trichomycterus rosablanca isolate fTriRos1 chromosome 6, fTriRos1.hap1, whole genome shotgun sequence genome encodes:
- the LOC134317102 gene encoding heme oxygenase-like: MEADKKSAPTEKNQITDCDLSEQIKLATKESHVRAENTELMLAYQKGNVSLPQYKLLLCSLYKIYEALEEEMDRNASHESIAPIYFPQELARLEALKKDLEHFYGKNWKEQIVVPAATIRYAERLSEIGTEHPEYLVAHAYTRYLGDLSGGQVLGRITQKSLGLKSEEGIQFFLFPGVNSPNLFKQLYRSRMNSIELTETQKQGVLDEAVRAFEFNIQVFDELQNLLSIPDKNELRQRHNKHSSKTPDVKVTQTPALPSSLVSGSQILRMLLGVCLALAVSIYAF; encoded by the exons TGACCTCTCTGAACAGATAAAGCTGGCCACTAAAGAAAGCCATGTCCGAGCTGAGAATACAGAACTGATGCTGGCTTACCAGAAAGGAAACGTTAGCCTTCCACAATATAAG CTGCTGCTGTGCTCCTTGTACAAGATCTACGAAGCTCTGGAAGAAGAAATGGACAGGAACGCTTCCCATGAGAGCATAGCACCAATTTACTTCCCTCAAGAACTGGCCAGGTTGGAGGCACTCAAGAAAGATCTAGAGCATTTCTATGGAAAGAACTGGAAGGAGCAGATCGTTGTACCTGCGGCTACAATAAGATACGCAGAGAGACTGAGCGAG ATTGGCACAGAGCATCCTGAATATCTCGTGGCTCACGCTTACACTCGCTACCTGGGTGACCTGTCAGGGGGGCAGGTGCTGGGACGGATTACCCAGAAGTCACTGGGGCTTAAGAGCGAAGAAGGAATACAATTCTTCTTGTTTCCTGGTGTTAACAGTCCAAATCTGTTTAAACAACTGTACAGAAGCAGGATGAACAGCATTGAACTGACTGAGACTCAGAAGCAGGGAGTCCTGGACGAGGCCGTCAGGGCCTTCGAGTTCAACATCCAGGTTTTTGATGAATTACAGAACTTGCTCAGCATCCCTGACAAGAACGAGCTCAGACAACGACATAATAAACACAGCTCGAAGACTCCAG ACGTCAAAGTGACCCAGACTCCAGCGCTTCCCTCCTCACTGGTATCTGGATCTCAGATATTAAGGATGCTCCTTGGAGTGTGCTTAGCTCTAGCAGTCAGCATCTATGCTTTTTAA